The window GGCATTGCAGGATTTGCAAGTGAAGGTACCTTGAGGTTCTTATTCTTCTTTTTATTGATAATATCAAGGCCGTAGAACGTAAAGAATATTGAACACTCAATGTCCATGGCCGCAGCGGTAGTAGCCAATATCAGGGGAGGATAAGCCATATCAAGCGTCCCCTTTGATGCAATGATTGCCATCCGTTTCTTCTTGTCAGCAAGAAGCTTTTTCAGTTTCTCTTCTACAATCTTCTCTATCTGTTTTATGTCCTGATCTGTTACCGGCATGATCGGTTCCTCCTAATATTAGAGATTAAAATGCAAAAATCAAAATTACAAAAAATTCTACCTCATTCTGATTTTTGATTTATTTTACCTTCTTAATATAAAACCTGTACTGACTGTCCTCATGTACAACTTCCAATAGTTCCTGTCCTGTCTGTCTTGCCCATGCCTCAATATCTTTTAAAGAACCCGGGTCAGTGGAGATCATCTCAAGGACTTCCCCACTGCCCATCTTGCTCATAACATTCTTAGTCTTTATAACCGGTACAGGACACGACATCTTCCTGCAATCAAGCACCTGATCCACGTTGTAATTCTTCTTCTCCATCTTCTTCTCTAACCCCTTTCTTCCTGTTTCTTATTTCTTGCTTCTTGCGTCTAACGTCTTGTATCTGTCTTCTTAATTCTTACCTCTTACTTCTAACTTCTTACTTCCCGCTCCCTGCTCCTGACTTCACCATACCATCACCTTATCATGCCCCACAATTAACCGGCATATAGCAGGATAATCCACTAAATTACATGAGACATCTAATCCGCGTGCCTCAACATCATTTACAGATGCAAACACATTCTTATCTTCCCTGAACTTTGACAGCACACCGTCCTGTATCAACAGGATTGATACATCTTTGGCACTCCTGTCATGTTCTATAATTTCTCTTACAAATTGATCTTCT of the Nitrospirota bacterium genome contains:
- a CDS encoding DsrE/DsrF/DrsH-like family protein, translating into MPVTDQDIKQIEKIVEEKLKKLLADKKKRMAIIASKGTLDMAYPPLILATTAAAMDIECSIFFTFYGLDIINKKKNKNLKVPSLANPAMPVPVPNIIGALPGMTAMATRMMKGWMNKVNVPSITDLLDIASETGVKLIACQMTMDVMGIKKDDLIKGIEVCGAAGFLEFAANADITLFV
- a CDS encoding sulfurtransferase TusA family protein, giving the protein MEKKNYNVDQVLDCRKMSCPVPVIKTKNVMSKMGSGEVLEMISTDPGSLKDIEAWARQTGQELLEVVHEDSQYRFYIKKVK